From the genome of Rhododendron vialii isolate Sample 1 chromosome 10a, ASM3025357v1:
tgatcacattgagcggctcgaatcatcaaaatttgatcgaaaactatgaggtgtttttgtaggtgtctccggaaccgccccgactGATTAGAGTGTTGTGTGCAATAAGTGTGAAGTGAAATAAAGTTAAAGTGGTAGCAATAATTATTGCTTTACTTTCAGTCATTTATCTTCTGTACGAAGTGGTGAGATATTTGTCTATTGTAATATAAAGAATCTAAGAAAGTGTATCCATTGTAAAATAACGTAATATAGTGGAGTAGGGAATTCCATCATTATATGCTTTTACTTTCCAATAGGGAATTCCATATTGTAAGGGAATCCCATACTTACATGTTTCGAGGCtcacatttttctctttaaaagGAACAACCCTCCCACATTGTAACTCAGACTGGTTCAATAAAATTGATACTGGCAATGAAGAAGGCTGAAATTTTCACTTTTGATAGTGCTTGGTTTTCCGAGAGGATAGTCGGCAATGAGAGGCCTCGAAACATGTAAGCATGGGATTCCCGTACAAACATAATGATGGGATTCCTTACCAGGAAGTAAAAACATGTATAATGATAGAATTCTCCACTCCACACATTATTATAATGGACACACTTTCCTGGATTCTTTATATTACAATGGACAAACATCTCACTAATTGCATTATTGGAAAGCTTAGATTTCGACTGTCTCTTCCGGTCCAAAACATGGACCGAAGAGAATCCACTCGCCGAAGAAAGAGAGTCTCCATGGGAAAAAGCATCATGTGGGAAATGAGCAAATGTGGTCAAGCACTGCGGTCCACAAGTGCAATtgaatcccaaaacaaaaaagtgcaaGGGTGCTACTAATACAACACTTTGCACAATATGTTTAGATGGCACTGTATCATTGGACAATAGTTGGGATGCCATTTTATATTGTCCAATGATACAACGCCAAAATAGGATTCACAAATCCAAATCTCTTGGAAGTTGCAATAGAACATTTTACCTACTAGATATAGTTGACTACGTACTTTTCTCCCCCACATACAAAAATACTTTCGTCTTTCCCATGCATTTTAAAAATCATAACCAAGTAAGAGCAGTTCAAGTTGGCTCAAGTTGATTCCCGATCCAGAATAAGACCATTTCGATTACCGATTTGATTCACGAGTTGACAAACCAAAAACCCCAACGGGGAAAGTTTTCATGTTAGGATTTCCCAGTGAACCAAATCTCCAAAGAGCACAGCCAATATAACTACATATTTCCTACTTTAGTAGCAATGGACAAATCAAAAGGATATACAGACTATGCTGACATTCATTGTAGCTCAGTGAGAAGATTTCAGAGCATGGCCTTGGATTAATTTTGCGGTTTCCCTTGATCACCGGATGAAGTAGTGCTACGTACATTTGGAAGTTGAGAATCCTTTTTATCCTTTTCAGCAGCTGAAGACCCATTCCCAGTTCGGGATTTCGCCATTTCCTTCACCTCTGATTGAACCGGAGCAGGTGCCATCCCTTCCCCAATAGGTAGAGTCCTCTTTGATCCCCCCAAAGCAACACCAAGAACCATATTCTCTTCCAAAGGCGGCCTTGATACTGGCGGCTGTGGCGGTCTTTCAGTTTGTTGTTTCGATTGTTGAATCGACGGAACATCACtttctagttttgattttgCCTTCGCTTTCTCCCCTACCTTACGAtcagtattttcttctttggtgTCAAGATTTTGTATTTCTCCGGCCTTCACGCCTACTTTTGAATCAGGTGTGGGTCTGTGCTTCACGTTGGGTTCTGAAATCGATGTCTCTTTGGCTTTAGAATGAGGTGGTACTTTAGCATTTATCTTTCCATTGAGTGGGGGCTGCGCTGTAGCTGTGCCGTCTTGCTCTCCACCTGTGCGAGTTGACCGGGTTTGGGTTTTTGTTCTGTCATCACTGTTGATTTTGTAAGAGGATTCAGTAAGTAGCAAAGGACGGTTAGATGCCACTCCGACATGATTGAAGGGCGAGTCTGAAAACGGTATTTCATCAAAATCGGAGTTGCTGTATTGAACTGTGCGGATGGGGGTGGCAAGTCGAGCTCTGTGGTGGGTGATGATTCTGATTAGATCCAGCAGTATAGCTTCCTGTTTTATCCCAGGACAAAAAGAATCATAAAGGAGACAATACTCATTTATCAATTGGAAGAAGATTACTTCTCTTTTTGGCCAACGACTAAAGCAACAAAAAGAACTCTAAAACTTGACCATTCCAACCCATATCCCAAATGAACAAGCCACTTCGGTGGAACCAAACATGAACGGTATCGTAAAAGTAAAGATGCTCAAAAACTCATAAGAGCAACTTGAACCCAATACTCCATTTGGGAGATTtggaaataatatattttattttaaaaaaaggtgCTTTTAGAGCATTTCACTATtctatataatatatacattcCAATCACTATACTCCATTTTTATCTCTACTTTTCACAAATTCATTAATCTATCTTCAAAACTCAACTTCtacaaaatttcaaactatTAAATATCTACTACCTATATCTATTATCCGTCTCCATTAAAATGTATGTTCAGTCGTACCAATATTGTTTAGATCGAATTTAAGATGGTTCTCCCTTTGTTGGGAGAATCTCCGTACATAGAGAATAAAAATTGGATCTCCATTTTGGAAACCCCAAATAGAGTATGGTTGGAAGAGATTTACTCTCCTTCTGGACTTTTGGAATTGggatggagatgctctaagaagcCAACCTCAAAGAAACCCCTTCCCTTGATGAATAATTTTGATATCAGAAAATTTTGGTAGTTACTAACAAAGTTAGTTTCCAGGGTTGCAATTGAATAGTCCACTAACCCAACAGGAAGATACGCCATCAGTAATGTTTTCCTCCTACTAGAATGGAGCAGCAGGAGAAAAAGAATAGGTCTCTTACCCTGACACACTTGTATTCCTCTACATGCGAGGTCTTCACAAAGCAGGATACTAAGATCTGAAAGATAATAAGACAAATATCAAGTTTTGCAGAATCTATAGCCATGTGGATGTCTCTCGGAAACCAGTAAAACTAGCGCAAGTGCGCAACCATCCCATTTATACATTcttttttaatgacaaaaatcaaTCATTAAATTATCATGGCCTAAGAAGGATAAAATGGTCAACAGACATAAGGTACAATATGGAGGGATGTCGTCACGACAATTCCAAATAAACAGGACATGAGACGGTAGGATACATGACAAGATATAAATGAATAATGCTGTGTATATAAGGTGCCAACTATTTACTTACGCTTATATAACAAAATACATCTACAATTGTTTTCCACGTTCAACATACAGGACAGAAAGTCTTAACGTAGTTTTGCCCTCAGAAAGTTTTGCTCAAAAACAAGTTACAAGTTTTGAACATTAGAATTCATGAAATTCAAACGGCCTTAACAATTATAATAATTTATCTACAAGTTTTGCTACACTTAAGAAGCATCTACGACTTAGTTGCACAAAGCGGGAGCGGAAGTGGGGGCGGGAGTGAGGGAATACAGAAGCTTCTAAGGTTGGGAGCGTGAGAGGAGAATGTACATTTATCATGAAAATAATTTAGCATAGAGTAATCACTTTAAAAGTACAATCATTTTaggaagtaaaaatatgggccaagtccTCCGTAAGtgtaagaaatgggctagtgttacaatatagtatgattttcttttcaagatattaTGACTTCGGCTAGATAtatgagttcatcaaagaccaattaaGAAAGCCAAGTGATAAATCCATGTTTTTCTATACAAAGATCATACGAAAGCTCCCATCTTTGTAAGGAGCGAGCTCCCATCTCAATGGGAGCGGGCTCTTGTCATgctccttagttgggagcgCAAAAGCGGGCTCCCAAGGTGGGAGCGGTATCACTTTAGGAGCTCCCTGCAACTAAGATCTACGATACATATCAAAGAGGCACATCCGTTAGTAAGTATAACAAGATGAGGGCCAAAAGCCAACCTTGATGCTAACTTGTTAGCACCTCTCACTTTTTCTACCTCTTATCAAGGAAGTCACTGATTCACAAGCATGCCTTCCATGAAAACAAAGTCAAGTTTTCGACGCAGAAACAAAGTAAAGAACTCACTCTAGAAAAGAGCCATGTTTCTCATTTGCACAATCATCAAGGACAAATCGGGCTGGAAAGAAAAGATTCAAGTTCGACGCAGAAACAAAgtaaaacctttttaaaaaaaataaaagcaatacTTTTAATTACACACTTTAGAGGGTGCAGCATGACTTCAAATGCTATGCACAGCTAAAATACAGGCCTATGAGAACTTACGGCAAACCTAACCTCCAAAATTATCAATGATAATGCcaatttgaagaaaataatgtgctaaaataacaaaatcattagtCCATCAGCTCACAAGAAAATGAATGTTGTGGAGTTAAGACTAACCACAAGacccggatttttcggatttaTCTCTACCATAAACACTCTTCTATGCAACTTCTTGTGTTCTAAGTGAGGATTCTTCGCCAACAATTTGCGCATATCTGCAACAATATTCTGCACAAAGGACGCCACACCATTAGTCACGTGAATTGTGAAATACCCTTATAGAAGTTCTCTGGCTGTAGGAATGAAAACATAATTTACTCAAAATCATGATTCATTGCTACTTACGCTAATCTTATCAAAATCCAAGTAACTAATCTCCAGATGGGTTTTAATACGCCAATGAGTTTTCTGACTCAGATTGCTCACAACATTAACAGTGAATT
Proteins encoded in this window:
- the LOC131302404 gene encoding mechanosensitive ion channel protein 2, chloroplastic-like, with protein sequence MSVTISLQMSHDLGICKNHGCNKQFLNLMQRGKLHLVKTSLSSLALPWDPWSIRHRESLYRQKCSSSCKHSMFRCHSFLNPGNGNGISCMKNAAVEFTRSCTTFQGSPIVLKLVSAVGIIAFAVWGLGPLIRQSRHKNDSSSKKSDIGTYYVTTSYLLPLLLWTGVTLICRELDPVVLPSEGSQIVKQRILNFIRSLSTVLALAYYLSSAIQQAQKFFMGTNDSTDPRPVSSTGFTMGFQFISKAVYPAVLIAAVALFLELLGISTQKLLTAGGLGTVLLTFAGREIFRNFLSSAIIHATRPFAVNDWIQTKIEGYDVSGHVERVGWWTPTIIRGENREAVHIPNHQFTVNVVSNLSQKTHWRIKTHLEISYLDFDKISNIVADMRKLLAKNPHLEHKKLHRRVFMVEINPKNPGLVILVSCFVKTSHVEEYKCVREAILLDLIRIITHHRARLATPIRTVQYSNSDFDEIPFSDSPFNHVGVASNRPLLLTESSYKINSDDRTKTQTRSTRTGGEQDGTATAQPPLNGKINAKVPPHSKAKETSISEPNVKHRPTPDSKVGVKAGEIQNLDTKEENTDRKVGEKAKAKSKLESDVPSIQQSKQQTERPPQPPVSRPPLEENMVLGVALGGSKRTLPIGEGMAPAPVQSEVKEMAKSRTGNGSSAAEKDKKDSQLPNVRSTTSSGDQGKPQN